Proteins encoded together in one Desulfonatronum sp. SC1 window:
- a CDS encoding trimeric intracellular cation channel family protein — protein MQYYIEHVAVAACATSGVLAARGKRIDLFGVVVLAVTAAVGGGTLRDMILEVPVFWVADPNYVLTAFGIAIAMFLVARARELPGHPLLVADAVGLALFTVIGVEKTLAMGAPESVAIMLGVITGVAGGMLRDVLIREIPMVFRPEIHLYATASFLGASLFIILEHVFPSEPQNRLLAMSLVLGLRLAAIRWKLSLPLFQTNRAGKLKRDME, from the coding sequence ATGCAATATTATATTGAACATGTCGCCGTGGCGGCGTGCGCTACCTCCGGGGTGCTCGCCGCGCGCGGCAAACGCATCGACCTGTTCGGCGTCGTGGTCCTTGCGGTGACGGCGGCGGTGGGCGGGGGCACGTTGCGGGATATGATCCTGGAAGTGCCGGTGTTCTGGGTGGCTGACCCCAATTACGTTCTGACCGCGTTTGGCATTGCGATCGCGATGTTCCTGGTTGCGCGGGCAAGGGAATTGCCGGGGCATCCGCTGCTGGTGGCGGACGCCGTTGGACTGGCGCTGTTCACCGTGATCGGCGTGGAAAAAACACTGGCAATGGGCGCTCCCGAGTCTGTCGCCATCATGCTCGGGGTGATCACCGGCGTGGCCGGCGGGATGCTGCGCGACGTCCTGATCCGCGAAATCCCCATGGTCTTCCGCCCGGAGATACATCTCTACGCCACGGCCTCCTTTCTCGGCGCGTCGCTGTTCATCATCCTGGAACACGTCTTTCCGTCCGAACCGCAAAACCGCCTGCTGGCCATGAGCCTTGTCCTGGGCCTACGCCTCGCCGCCATCCGCTGGAAACTCTCCCTTCCGCTGTTCCAAACGAACCGCGCCGGCAAGTTGAAAAGGGATATGGAGTGA
- a CDS encoding sugar porter family MFS transporter, with protein sequence MVKAQSDRQQEGSLAWVIFLSFVATIGGFLFGFDSGVINGTVDALQKAFDCTAVATGFNVSSMLIGCAVGAFFAGTLADRFGRKPLMLATAVAFTISAWGSGIADGTTEFVLYRVLGGLAVGAASILAPAYISEIAPPHIRGRLATLQQMMIVIGLFTAFLSNYLIAAAAGGSASAEFWGGWQAWQWMFWMEIFPALLFLVCLLFIPESPRFLVAAGRDERAASVLSRISGPRKATAQVAAIKSTLDAGRKPSLSDIVNHVTGRVHPVVLAGLAIAVLQQFTGINVVMYYGSVLWQAAGFSEADSLLVNVISGCVNVGFTFVAIALVDRIGRRPLLLAGALGQAVMLAIMAIIFATADKDPGLGLHLGRVAGTGALLAANAYIAFFAATWGPVVWVMLGEMFPNQCRGAALAVCGLAGWFANFLVTMTFPILLATFDLGITYMIYAAFGLIAWFFVRSFVNETKGKTLEEMSH encoded by the coding sequence ATGGTAAAAGCACAATCTGACAGGCAACAGGAAGGAAGTCTGGCCTGGGTTATTTTCCTATCCTTCGTGGCCACCATCGGCGGCTTCCTGTTCGGCTTCGATAGCGGGGTGATCAACGGCACGGTGGATGCGTTGCAAAAGGCCTTTGACTGCACGGCCGTGGCCACGGGATTCAACGTGTCGTCCATGCTCATCGGGTGCGCGGTGGGGGCCTTTTTCGCCGGAACCCTGGCGGATCGCTTCGGGCGCAAGCCCCTGATGCTGGCCACGGCCGTGGCGTTTACCATCAGCGCCTGGGGCTCGGGCATTGCCGACGGCACCACGGAGTTCGTCCTCTACCGGGTTCTGGGCGGTCTGGCCGTGGGAGCGGCCAGCATTCTGGCCCCGGCCTACATCAGCGAAATCGCGCCGCCCCATATCCGCGGACGTCTGGCCACGTTGCAGCAGATGATGATCGTCATCGGGTTGTTTACGGCCTTTTTGAGCAACTACCTGATCGCCGCTGCCGCGGGCGGTTCCGCCTCCGCCGAGTTCTGGGGAGGTTGGCAGGCCTGGCAGTGGATGTTCTGGATGGAGATCTTTCCCGCGTTGCTGTTCCTGGTCTGCCTGCTGTTCATCCCCGAGTCGCCGCGCTTTCTGGTTGCCGCGGGCCGGGATGAGCGGGCCGCTTCGGTGCTTTCGAGGATTTCCGGCCCGCGAAAGGCCACGGCCCAGGTCGCGGCCATCAAGTCCACCCTGGACGCGGGCCGCAAACCCAGCCTTTCCGACATCGTCAATCATGTCACCGGCAGGGTCCATCCGGTCGTTCTGGCCGGCCTGGCCATTGCCGTGCTCCAACAGTTCACCGGGATCAACGTGGTCATGTACTACGGCTCGGTGCTCTGGCAGGCCGCCGGTTTCAGCGAGGCCGACTCCCTACTGGTCAACGTGATCAGCGGCTGCGTCAATGTCGGGTTCACCTTCGTGGCCATCGCCCTGGTGGACCGCATCGGACGACGGCCGTTGCTCTTGGCCGGCGCTTTGGGCCAGGCCGTGATGCTGGCGATCATGGCCATAATTTTCGCCACCGCGGACAAAGACCCCGGCCTGGGCCTGCATCTGGGCCGGGTTGCCGGCACGGGTGCCCTGCTGGCGGCCAACGCCTACATCGCCTTTTTCGCGGCCACATGGGGCCCGGTGGTCTGGGTGATGCTCGGCGAGATGTTCCCCAACCAATGCCGCGGCGCGGCCCTGGCGGTCTGCGGCCTGGCCGGATGGTTCGCCAACTTCCTGGTGACCATGACCTTCCCCATCCTGTTGGCCACCTTCGACCTGGGCATCACCTACATGATCTACGCGGCCTTCGGCCTCATCGCCTGGTTCTTCGTCCGTTCGTTCGTGAATGAAACCAAGGGCAAGACCCTGGAGGAAATGTCGCACTGA
- a CDS encoding DUF1624 domain-containing protein, whose product METTDKPAKKRIISIDVLRGIVIAIMALDHTREFFSSFRHSPTDLAYTTTELFITRWITHFCAPVFVFVAGTGAFLYYVSRGRSAEITSRFLWTRGLFLVLMELTVIRFAASFNFNYYDTTANILQVIWAIGWSMIFLAALVRLPSWVIAVVGGVIVLFHNLLDDVASMVPGSLQWLFTILHVRDYITVAPGIEFLVAYPLIPWIGVMALGFSFGNIFYLEDNAKQKLLLRIGVGMAAAFVVIRWLNIYGDPIPWTYEGSWLFTFLSFINCTKYPPSLLFLLMTLSLPILFLSFMKERETPLSRIFLVFGRVPMFFYIMHIFMLHAAAVVLAWVRYRGFPSWMLTGNPIFSSPAFPAGPADYGYGLIVVYALWLLLLAALWPLCRWYMNYKRTHDYWILRYL is encoded by the coding sequence ATGGAAACCACGGATAAGCCGGCAAAGAAACGCATCATCTCGATTGACGTTCTCCGCGGAATAGTCATAGCCATAATGGCGCTCGACCACACAAGGGAGTTCTTCTCATCCTTCAGGCATTCGCCAACCGACCTTGCGTACACCACTACAGAGCTTTTCATTACGCGGTGGATAACTCACTTCTGTGCCCCTGTGTTCGTGTTTGTCGCCGGGACCGGCGCATTTCTGTATTATGTGAGCCGCGGAAGATCCGCGGAAATCACGTCCCGTTTCCTCTGGACGCGCGGCCTGTTCCTGGTCCTCATGGAATTGACTGTCATACGTTTCGCGGCAAGCTTCAACTTCAACTATTATGATACCACGGCGAATATCCTTCAGGTAATATGGGCCATCGGCTGGTCCATGATTTTCCTCGCCGCCCTTGTGCGCTTGCCATCCTGGGTTATAGCCGTGGTGGGGGGCGTGATCGTCCTTTTTCACAATCTGCTCGATGACGTTGCGTCGATGGTGCCCGGATCCCTGCAATGGCTATTCACGATATTGCATGTCCGCGACTATATCACTGTGGCGCCGGGAATAGAATTTCTTGTCGCATATCCGCTGATACCATGGATAGGCGTGATGGCGCTGGGCTTCTCCTTTGGCAATATTTTTTATTTGGAGGACAACGCTAAACAAAAACTGCTGCTGCGGATCGGAGTCGGCATGGCCGCCGCGTTCGTGGTCATCCGATGGCTTAATATCTATGGAGATCCCATCCCCTGGACGTACGAGGGCAGCTGGCTGTTTACTTTTTTGTCCTTTATCAACTGTACCAAGTATCCTCCCTCCCTTCTTTTCCTTTTGATGACCCTGAGTTTGCCTATCCTGTTTCTGTCGTTCATGAAGGAAAGGGAAACTCCCTTGTCCAGAATTTTTCTTGTGTTTGGCAGGGTACCGATGTTCTTCTATATCATGCATATCTTTATGCTGCATGCCGCCGCGGTGGTTTTGGCATGGGTCAGGTACCGAGGTTTTCCGTCATGGATGCTGACGGGCAACCCGATCTTCAGCTCGCCTGCCTTCCCAGCGGGGCCAGCGGACTACGGCTACGGGCTGATAGTCGTCTATGCGCTGTGGCTCCTGCTCCTCGCCGCGTTGTGGCCTTTGTGCCGATGGTATATGAACTATAAAAGAACCCATGACTACTGGATTTTGAGGTATTTGTGA
- a CDS encoding 4Fe-4S dicluster domain-containing protein, with protein sequence MTANSGNGLAKDTTTQVEPQNDNLVTRRSFVKVAAVCTVGGLAFSPSVMESIAGVAGDVSSFDVLNLLPRSAMGHIARVSIDESACANCGMCILVCAATHGNEIGWSNSGIWLDRHPFQCVYVTVACRQCNAPDCYFACHAEGGGAIFIDARTGARAIDASKCIGCGKCMEACVFSPPRITLDSERNIAVKCDLCSGRPEGPACMEFCPHQALTLERGA encoded by the coding sequence ATGACCGCTAATAGCGGAAATGGACTTGCAAAGGACACGACCACGCAAGTTGAACCTCAAAACGACAATCTCGTTACCAGACGAAGCTTCGTCAAGGTCGCCGCTGTATGCACGGTTGGCGGACTCGCGTTCAGTCCAAGCGTCATGGAAAGCATTGCTGGAGTTGCGGGCGACGTTTCATCCTTTGACGTGCTCAACCTCCTGCCCAGATCCGCCATGGGCCATATTGCCCGGGTTTCCATTGACGAATCCGCCTGCGCCAATTGCGGCATGTGCATTCTGGTCTGCGCCGCGACGCACGGGAACGAGATCGGCTGGTCCAACTCCGGCATCTGGCTGGACAGGCATCCGTTCCAGTGCGTTTATGTCACGGTCGCCTGCCGCCAGTGCAACGCGCCGGATTGTTATTTCGCCTGTCATGCCGAGGGCGGAGGGGCCATTTTCATAGACGCGCGTACAGGAGCCCGGGCCATTGACGCCTCCAAGTGCATCGGGTGCGGGAAGTGCATGGAGGCCTGCGTGTTCTCGCCGCCCCGAATCACACTCGATTCGGAGCGCAATATCGCCGTCAAATGCGATCTCTGTTCAGGGCGTCCCGAAGGCCCGGCCTGTATGGAGTTTTGCCCGCACCAGGCTCTCACGCTGGAAAGGGGGGCGTGA